TGCGCAAATCGTTCTCAggttgcgattttttttttgcctctttgGTGGCCACCTCTGGAGAGTAACTCGACTATCCCCACCCCCCGCGACTATCGATTTCATACACATCATCGCCATGATGGTGAGGCATAAATttaagcgaaataaaaaggaaagccACGCAGCCAACACTTCCTTGTGCTGCTTCCGTCCCAGGCGTTTACCATCCATCCAGCTATTATTTTATGTCCCCAGACATTCCTTTTCCATTACCGTGTCATCCGGGCGGATCCGAAAACGTTCCGTTTCGCCTTTGTTTCTACCACCGTTCGCTATCAATTCTGGCGTAAAAATGGGAATTCGCCGAAGGTATTTACACATGGCTCGcgtgtggtttggtttttgcggTAAAAGGCGCGATCGTTGAGGCGTTCAGCTCGTTGAGAGTAACAATCATCCGCCGAGCAGCTCAAAACTGCTCACATCAGCCCCATCGCCTAGCGTATTGATGATGGAGCTGATttagggtggaaaaaaaaaattgcgcaGATTGCACCATTTTCTAAGCTTCGGTAGAATTACCGAAGAAATTGGAAAGCGAAACACCAGCTACGGGACGGTTTTGTACCGTTTCATGCTGACAAATCATTAAAGGATCAATAATGGATTGataatacaacaacaaaaaacgcagtAATGGAGTGCAAGCGAAGTACGTAAACAATCAAAAGTGAGTTAAGAGACTAGGAAAACATAATAGAGAGAACCTGATGGTGAAAACTCCGATGGTTTTATAGCGCAAAAAGCGCTTCCACACTTCAAACCGACATCGTAACTAGCGCACTCGCTTTAATGAACGTTTCACTCAAACACGCTTTCCGCGGCCATTAATTCCAGCTGTCTCCATTTTCGTGCCCCATTGCACGTCTCGCGACGTTACCCACTAATGCGATTGTTGTGTAAATTAATGTATTCATCTTCTATTTGTCCAACGGAGCCTCGAAATCGTTTTTCCATCGATCGCACTTTCTGCTCCGTTAGCGTTAGCCCCCCCGatttcccacccacaaccaccCGAATGGTAATGATTGGCCGCTAACAAGTGCCTACTTTTATTTACTGATaaaaaccaccacccacccttcacTGGTGCTGCTGAAGCACATCACCCACTACGCTGGGCGGGTTTGTCTCGTGCgggaaaaatacaattttagccggacaaaactttccattccaATTTCCATTAAATCCACCATAACTCAGCTGCAACTGCGCGCGTCTGCCGTGAACAGTTTTTAGCGACGTAGCGCTGTTAACGATCGGGTGGGAAAGCTGGTCCTGCCCATGCTTTGgcttttccccctttttcctGCATTATTCGATTGCTAACTTCCCATTTTTATGTGTTCGTAACATATTTAGCTTGTTTGTCTTTAAACACTgttattccatttcatttaCAGCCATGTTATGTTTCCTTTGCGTTTCTGGACTGTCCCTCTGTGTTAGCgtgtttattttaactttaaacACGGCTTTCCTATTTCCGGATTTCACCTTCGTGACTAGACACTATTTGTCGGCACAAAATGCACACGAGTTTGATTACTTGCATTAGAAGTTTTACCCCCCACTGTCCCCATCGTTTCTTTTGtgcactttcttttttttccccgttttatTCAAACTCCATTAAACCACCTTACATGACCGATCCCCATTTTGCTAAAGTTTATCTTTTTACCACTGCTTTGTTTCGTACCTTTCTGGTAGCCGCGTTCGCTAACGAGCTTCATCAGAATCACCCATAATCATCGTTATAATCAATGTTCAAACTTTTTCATACACTTTCTTATCCTGCTTCCTGGCaataatgcgttttttttggtttactttCTGCTTAGAATCACTTCAATTTCGAAGTATGCTAACGCGGAAAAGTGGACGTAACAAAGTTTGGCGTGAAAAAGATCTGTTAAAGCATCACCATAAAGCATCGAGCGATGCGGAAGTATATAAAGACGTCTCGTATAAGTTGATAAATTGGTCGCCTTTCTTGTACATGAGTAAATAAAGGCAACTAACCATGCACCGAGTAGATGTGTTAcgtcaaacaaaaattgtttttcacaCGATCAGCAGTAGTGATGGGTGGTTTTGAACGTATCCACGGTACCGGGTCGGATGCGAGCGAAGCAAAGCGTCTAATATAATTTTCGTTTATAATCGAATTAGAGTGCCAAAATATGAAAGTTAGTACTTACAACATATTAAAAAACTACATTATTGTGTGACGATACTTCAGAGTACATTGTAAAATACATACGAAGATATGCAACAAACCAATAACTGAGACAATCTTAGTATACAAGGGATATAGATGCATCTACATATAGATACATAAGTTATTATTGTTCTCAGGGAAAATTGTCAACAATATTGAGGTTGTGTTCTAAAGTTTTCGTGAAATGAGGTATTATTTGAGTTAAAATATTAGCTAGCTTTGAATACGATTGATCCTTTTTTGACGAAGAGTTACAATGAAAGTACCGAAGAGCTGTATTTCTTCGAACACTGGACTACTATGTTTCCAGTTTGAGCCTATTTGAGCCTACGATTCCAACGGTTCCAAACAATTCCATGCGTATGCAACAGTTCCGGACGGTTCCGGACGGTTCCAGCGGTTCCAACGGATCCGAAAGTTTAACAAGGTTCCGGATGGTTCCGAAGGTTCAGACTAATCCGACAGTTCCGAAAGTTCCGCGTGGGTCTGATGATTCTGGTTGGATCCAAAAAGTTCCAGAGAGTTTTTGGACGGTTTCAATCGTACTTACCCTCCGGTACTGGTTCCGAAATTTTCCGCTAGAATCCAGCATTAGTTTATGACTAATTTTAACCAATTGTAATCcctaaaacaaattaaattttaaaaaatcaattactgATCGTTTGGCtatatttctctctctctctctctctctctctctctctctttaattctctgtttctttttcgtgttCTAGGTTATGTGTGTTCAGTACTGGCCACCGAACAATGAGAAGGAAGAAATCTACGGCGATATGCACATCACGATACAGTCCGAGGAGGAGCTAGCCAATTTTCACATAAGAACGTTTAGGCTGTTTAAACTCAATAAAGATAACGTAAGTAGCTGGGTTTGCCGTACGCTTTGATCTTAATTAGGGTGTTACAATGGTACGGACTCGCCTCCCGCTTATATGCTGTATACTGCTAAGCAGAAGTAGTACAGTCTGGTTGATATCCAAAATGGTGTGTCTTTTTTCCCGGTTCTGTCCCCATGTATCCCCTCCCCCGTGGCGGAATGGGGCGGTGGCGAAACTTTTCCAAAGACACACAACATGAGGTTCGCTGCGGTCCCGACATAAAGCAAACGCGACGACATGTTTAAGCTGCACATGTACCGTCCATTCGTCGACTTTTCTGCCAGCCAACACTTCGGCTGTCTGCTGGTGTTTCGGGCAAATGTGGAAGCTTCCCTGCTGGCGTCGGCTCCTGCCGGCCCACTATAATGGATAACCTGCCGTGTACCGAACCGGGGGGAAACGAACGTTCCGGTACACGTGTTCCGATGGGGACGCGTCATGCCTCCGTGCTGCAGTTTGCGACCGACTCCCGGCATAgtgcacattttattttacacgtTTCGCTCATTAACCGTGAGATGAATGGGACAATTACACTAAGCAATGTTTACATTCCACTTCTACCCACGGGTTCTACCCGTCTGCCAAAAGTTTCTTCCCTATCTCCCGGCATGTTTAGCCCGCTGCGTACCGGCGGGTTTGGGGGTTTGGGGGACGAACCCATCCCAGGAAAAATGTGCATTTTCCAACAGCTTACCCAACCTGCTTTCGGCGGAGGGAAAAACCATCATGTacatgtgttttgtgtttatgtgCCAGACGGAGGACGGCGGGCTAAACGggggaatgtgttttttttttcaaccccgAAGCTATTCTTTTACTCTactcattttctttcctttcataCCGGCGCGCTTACAGGTAGTTGCGGAGGAGCGATTTTTACTACAGTTTCACTACACCGAATGGCATTCACATACCTGCCCTTTTTCCAATGCAATTCTCGAGTTCCGCCGGCGGGTGCGCGCCGTCGTCGGGACAATCATCAAAGCGAACAGCAGGATCGGTCCGATGCTGGTACACTGCAAGTAAGTAGAGCGAGAACCGGTTGGTTGAAAAGTTCCTTCAAATGGTGTACAATATTTATCGACCGGTTTCTCATGAAGAGACAATTCCACCTCACGATAAACAATTCAATCATCCTTAGCATTCATGCTGAGAACATGCCCAGGAAGAGAATATTTAGATTTGGGCTTGTTGTTCGGCTTGTTCTAGCCtgcaagtttgacaagtacttattttgctttcttcttctttgtttcttcACCATTTTTACCATTCTAATCTCTTCGCGATCGTGATCGAACGGCAGTGACGGTGGTGGTCGATCGGGCGTGTATTTAGCGATCGATGCCAACATGGAGCTGGCCGAGGAGGAAGACTCGTTTCACGTGTTCGGCTACCTGAAGAAGCTACGCCAGTCGAGGAAAGGCCTTATAGAAAACGTGGTAAGTACTTGCTGACGCGGTGTCCATCTTCTGGTCGCGCTGTTACGTAGCTGACCTCACCACAAATCATCCGAACATGATCCGCCGGTTCGCTACAGTTGAGCTTTCATTTCCGTCCTGGTTGTCTATTTCTGTTTCTCGAGCAAAAGATGCCACTGCGAAGAGGAAGCTCGCTCGAAACAGTAGAAGCATTTTGCATATGCTAATGAAAGTGCATACCATTtgcaacgctttttttttgcatcgcaCTACgccgaaaacaaatcaattttgctCTCGCTGCCGTTTGACATTTCAATATTGACCCAGCGGGTGTTACGCCGTCCGGATGCGGCGACATTTTGCAGCTggtgtttaaatatttcatttatcacTTTTCCGCTCGATTGCGTCCGGGCGCTCTTGGGCAATGGCACAATTCAATTACTGCAACAAACTGCAGTCAggttttactttgtttgtttgttttggttgattttttacTTTCCGCTCCGCGCTATTACtgaaatttattccattcctCGTGCTACACAACTACTGACTGGTGATGGACCGGTGATGGTATTTTTGCTTCCGCTCCGTTAGACCCGGTGGCTGTGGCATTCATTTTCCGAATTGATTCGGACGCTCGGTTCGCCGAATGATCAATGGATGGGGAAATGGTTGATAACGTAATGCTGTCTTTCGGTTTGGCAAATTGATTGGCGAGGATAAATTAATGTGACCTTTATTGCATTTCTACGTAGAGACGAAGTATTTTGCTGATTGATAATAATGATTACGTCCGTTAAAAAGtttattaacattaatttaCTATTGAAAGAATAAAAGAGTTAGGGAAGCATCAATTTATAACCAACCTTACTCTGCCAAAGAAAAACCGGagagaatttatttaaataaattccacTTTAAACTCATTGAAATTCCGTAGTGCACACAGTAGTGCGGTCGTAGAAATCGTCCAAATTATCGTGAAACTTGTCACCCACCGTATGCAGATCTAAATGCTCCCTTGCGGTCGATAACCTCTTACCGGCGTCGCTGTATTCTTCACACTCTTTCCAGGACCAATACAAATTCGTATACGACACGCTGGAGGAGTTCATTATCTGCGGCAATTCGTGGTTTCCGGTGAAGGAGCTGTCGCAGCGATTGAAGGAGAAAAGCCTGAAGGATCCGCTCACCAAGATGAACTCGTACCAGCGGGAGTATGCCCAGATCTGCAAGCAGACGCCCCGCTTCACCATCGGCGACTGTGCCGGTGGCCACCGGGGTGACAATCGGGAAAAGAATCGCGACGTCCTTTGCGTACCACGTAAGTGTGCGGCCGGTGCCGGAACACGGCGGCACCgctgaatgaaatgaaagcaaaaaaaaaagaagcctAATTCAATTATCAACAATGACACAAAACCTCGTAACAGAAGCGTTGATGCtaatgattttccttttcgtgCGCATTTTCCTCTTTTGTCTTTCCGCGTGtgtcgtgctgctgctggtgcttgGTCTCCGGTGGATATCTTGGGCGTGCCACGGCGTTCTTCACCGTCACCGTCTTGGCGggctgaaaaataaaatgcaaacgaaaaataacCCACCCCAACTAAACAGCTGACAACTTCCGTCCTTACCTTAGCTCGTTTCAGGGAAATTCATTTACCGACTACATTAACGCCGTGTTCGTTGACGTAAGTACAGTCCGCCGTACGGAACACAGCCGTGAAGGCGTAGAAATCTCGTGTCGTCGTCTGTTACCACCTTTCGACACGTTCAATTTCctaccttttcttttttttttttggggggtggaGTGCGGACAAAACTGCTCTGCCTCGGTTGCCCAAATATATTACATACATTTATGCATCTTCCTACCACAGGGCTACACGAAACCGCGCGAGTACATCGTCACGGAATGGCCCCTCCAGAAGACGTGCGGTGAATTCTGGTCCCTCGTTTACGATCACGAATGTGCTGCCGTCGTCGTGCTTTGCCAGCCACCGCACAACTCGGTAAGCAGCTTTCTATCCACACAGACCGCATGGAAGCGAGGTTTTTCACAAGCAAACCGGCCcgcttttttccattccaccagCAACAATATCCCGCCTTCTGGCCCGAGGGTCGCCACTCGAAAAAGTACGGACCGGTGTTTACCATCGATCACATCTCGCACCAGCACTATTCCAACATCAAGTCGTGGATCTTCCGGATCAACAAGAAGGTCATCTCGCTGACGGAGCTGATGGCGGG
This Anopheles marshallii chromosome 3, idAnoMarsDA_429_01, whole genome shotgun sequence DNA region includes the following protein-coding sequences:
- the LOC128712306 gene encoding receptor-type tyrosine-protein phosphatase mu encodes the protein MSRSTASNQQRRQRSRSTTRYADLEKPKKKKTLSSTSLVSIPNTIKLSMLNSGLLSLDKVKLSARDEKNPLSQTMPDKPTELRHFAKLCEQRRKFPILYKLEFQTAVKVETNSCKHALRKANALKNQNPKCIPYDYNRVVLDKYDNTPDSDYINASYVDSLLKPNAYIVTQGPTEDTVLDFWRMVWQENCSAIVMLTKTFDFTKVMCVQYWPPNNEKEEIYGDMHITIQSEEELANFHIRTFRLFKLNKDNVVAEERFLLQFHYTEWHSHTCPFSNAILEFRRRVRAVVGTIIKANSRIGPMLVHCNDGGGRSGVYLAIDANMELAEEEDSFHVFGYLKKLRQSRKGLIENVDQYKFVYDTLEEFIICGNSWFPVKELSQRLKEKSLKDPLTKMNSYQREYAQICKQTPRFTIGDCAGGHRGDNREKNRDVLCVPPDNFRPYLSSFQGNSFTDYINAVFVDGYTKPREYIVTEWPLQKTCGEFWSLVYDHECAAVVVLCQPPHNSQQYPAFWPEGRHSKKYGPVFTIDHISHQHYSNIKSWIFRINKKVISLTELMAGVKAPPRTVQLFQLTCWPMGHKVPTSTNSLVELMNMVERWRQKTDYGPVCVVSPDGRSRAGVYCAANACIEQVIQHGEVDVFQAVKTVRRHRPQLVDNMTEYKYCYDLVLHYVLHYLNKDLKEKK